A stretch of DNA from Bombus huntii isolate Logan2020A chromosome 15, iyBomHunt1.1, whole genome shotgun sequence:
ACGAAACAAATGGAGCCTTATGTAAGCGCAACAATATCTATCCAATATACAGAGGTGAAAATATGGTGCATAAAAAAGTACGAATAGCGTGAATTACTTCTTCCGTTTCAGCCTCATCCTTCAAGCGAAGACATCATCATAATACCAGAAAATGAATACTGTCAAAGTAATCGAATGACCATTTACTTAGGATGTATCTATGCATACAAAGGTGTCTTGATGGTAGGTAAATGCTTACCGAACGATCCATTCGAGAGACAGCGCCGGCAtgattacaaatttttctcaagtaatagaaagaaaaattaatagcgAAACGGAGGATGTTAcacaatacaattttttatcttgTAGATATTTGGCGCTTTTTTGGCATGGGAAACCAGGCATGTTAGTATTCCGGCGTTAAACGACAGCAAATATGTCGGAATGAGTGTATACAATGTTGTGATCATGTGTGTTACCGGAGCAGCTATAAGCTTCGTGTTGGCTGACAAACAAGACGCCATGTTCATTATGTTGGCGATATTCATAATATTCTGCAGCACCGCTACTCTATGCTTGGTTTTCGTACCAAAGGTACGCAAGCTTTAAAACGCAAATtcttatgtatttatatcttttacttcatactattatgttattattattttgtcgcTTTGTTGGTAAAAACAAAGCTAACGATTCGTTTTCCACGTTAGCTGATAGAATTGCGAAGGAATCCTCAAGGTGCGATAGATAAACGAATCAGAGCCACGCTCAGGCCAATGTCAAAGACGCGAAGGGATTCGAGCATCAGCGAATTGGAAGAACGTCTGAAAGAAGCCACGCTGGCGAATCAAAAGTTTCGTAAGCAACTGCTGGAAAAGGATTCAGAACTTCAGGTAAACGAGTGAGACAATTCAAGCAAAATAGCCATTAAATGAACAATTGTATTGATTGCAGATGTTTCTAAGGAGGATCGATGATCAAACTGCATCGAATACGCAAGAAGCGATGGACAGACTGACGGTTCCGAGACAAGAAGGCACAACGGTGAAAAAAGAGGGTAAGCAGGGCACGATTGTATTGCTTCTTTTCGATATTCTAGCACGTTATACCCTATCCTATTGATGCCCTTTTATCTTATCCTAGGTCTATCTGTTACGACAGAGACAACGGACATTTCGATGTCGATGTGTAGCCTAAACTCGACTACCACATCTCAACCGGAAGGCGGCGACTACACGAATTCAACCGCGACCGAGCATCAAATTGGCAAGTGCGTATACGATCTACTCGTCTAATATcgctatattaatatattgcGATTAAAACAATGCTAccaataaatttatattcacGTTTTTTCTCTCCCAGGAAAAAGACGTCTTTCTCGAAGGTACCGGCAATTGCGATCGATAGCGAACGAGTTCCTTTGGTTCCCGAAATGCAAGAGATCAAAAAGGGGACCGTAGATAGCTCGACCTCGGCTCCACCCTCGGCATTGAAACATGTGGACGACTTCGGCCGTAGAAGAAGTCGTTCGTCCGGACCTGGGAAAGAGAGCGAGCCTCTTCTTACCGAAAGGAGTCCGGACTCACGACCTGATGCTGGTAAAACGAATGTCGAATTCGTCCCGGAAATTGTCGAAGAAGGAGACGCTATTATCCTCGAAGAGACTGAGATACCCAGACATGGAAAATCGATCAGATCTAAAGACGATCGTAGGTCCAGACTCCCTACACCTCCGCCGACGAAAAATGTCTCGTTTGGTGAACTTCATGAGCAGAACTACCTCGAGCAGGCGATTCTGCCTCCACCGTTGCAATTCGTGCCCAAACATCGACATTCTGGTGAGAGGTCGACTTCTATATATTGCGCAAAACTGGAAAGAAGTCCCTTGAGTCTTCTCGACCAATCTTCTGATTACTCCCTTCGCTCGTTTCGTCTGATACAATGTTACATGATCTTATTTGTAAATGTGAAACTTACCACCAATATGTGCGTCTGATTTTATAATCTTATTGGATTTATTGGAGATAACCAATCAGCACTTCCTTCCAGCTCTCCTCAGTACTTATTGATCCTACGATTCTCGCGATGAGTTCGTGCAAGTTCTCACTTCCAATCACTTTCGTTTCATTCTAGTTGCGGCGACAAACGCATCCGCTCATCATTCTCTGAAAAGGAGATCGTCCGTAAAAAGTAACGGAATGGCTCATTCCCATCACGAGTTGTTCCAAACCCGGAGGACTAGCGTACCGGCCAACTGCATCAGCTATATTTCGACTGAAAACGTATCCAAATCCGAAGCAACGGAAATCTCGTTGAATTCTGGCCTCGATAAATCTTACGTTATCGGCGAGTGCGGTCATCGTCGGGCGTTACTTTCTGGTACTGGGTACCGCTGCGAGAAACACGGTGGTCGAAGACACTCCCGGACGATGTTGAACGGCTCGGCAGAAACTCCGCCTCCACCGCGAAGGCAGAAAAAGCACTACGATTCTCAAAACGCAAGTTCTCCGAGTGTGCCCGCTATGGTCAACGCGAGTTACTCCGATACAGGTGAGTAACGCCACTCTTTTTGCTACTCTGTCATATTGTCATATTTCGATTTTGATAAAATCCTATACTACTTTTTAATAATGGtaaattgtaataattgtAAAACTATTTCATAATGattaaaaatggaagaaaaccGTAACTCAGCATTTTAATGGATGTGGAATAAACATTTCCATGCTCCATGTACTTGCAGAGAAATATGAAGGATCCATGTCAACGATCATTCAGCGGTCAGTGTCCGAGAGATCGCGAGAAAAGTGTCCTAGGCTGCGAGGCGAGGGTCACGCGATGATCGAGTGCCCGCATCGCGCCACCCGCCGAATACGAGAGTGCAGACACACCGAGTCGAAGCTACGGCAGCAGGCTCGCCTGGAATACGTGCAAAGTACGCCAAACGTCGCTACCATTCACAATAACAAATTCGCAAGCGCGAATCCGCGTGGAGGTGGCAGTGGCGGTGGTGGAGGCAGTGGTCTGGCTGGAAGTGCGAACGGACCGGGAACGGCCAGCTCCGTGACCGGTAGCAGTTCAGACGTTGTTGGTGGTTCCGCTGCGAACGTTTCGAAAATGTATAGTGCCGTGTCGGACGGCGAATTGCTCGATCTGGCGATCTTACCGATTTTTCAGAAGCTGCTCACCGAGAGGCACAAAAGTTCCTCGAGGGCCGGCTACGGCGCTAGTGTAGCCAGCTGTCCGAATATATCTATCAAATGCGACATCGTTGAATACCTTTAACGATCTTCCAACGATTAGTTTCGAATTTCATCTGGTGATCTCGTTCTCTatctctttccctttcttcgagccctctttctctcttcacGGCCTTAAGACGCGTCATAAACTCGCGAAACGCGTTCCTTGACGGCCGAGACTATGACATCTTTTTTCGCGAGCAATCATCGTTCCTTTCTCGAGCCTGCCTACCTTTGCGATACTCTCGCGGACGTTTGAGCGAGCAGCAGCGCTGCTATTTCGAATATACGTAAATGTACGCAAATAAGACGCTATGTTATTCATAAGTCATCGGAtgcttcgtatgtttcttacATAGAGATATATATGAACGTTGTAATTGCAAAAAGAAGTTGACatttattaatcgtttttatgataagaaaattatactatgttttaaagattttattataaaatattttaataaacgtTATGTTTCAAATTGACGAGGGACTGGTGACTTATGGATAGGAGTCCTATCATAGGACTAAGTAGGTATAAGCGAACGTTACATTCCTATGTGGACGGAACGGAAACGATATCGAAGGACTAACGAGAGGATGCCGGCCTCTGTTCGACGCTCGAGAATCTTTTAGCCTTTCGGTTAATGAAACGAATCGAACGAATCGCTCGCGATATTCTACGGACAAGTTTTACGGAAATCTACAGCGTCTGCACTGTAACGGTTACTCTTCTGAACTTTTGCCATTTTCGTTTCCTCATCTCGATTCTCGTTCCGACGACGAAACGTTGTACAAAACGATACAGACACATGACGCCTTTGCGTCCACGAGAAAACGGATGTCACAGCGACCTATCGTTCCAAAATGCGGAGCCCCGttttttataacaaattacatGAAAGCAGTTTGTcatacgaaaataaaaaaataacgttgcATCGATTCGGTCGATAAGAAAGAATAGCCAGTATTGAAATGAACGTAGAAAAAAAGGGTGTTAGCGTATGCGTCTAATCTAACTCTATCATTGTAAGCGTGCGTAatcgttttaaataattttatagcGTACGAAATTCGTACAATCGCTGTTTAGCAAATTCGAAGAATAGACGTACGAGTCGAAAAATTTCGAACCGTTTTATAGGATTTTTCCCTCGCGTTTCGAGGGAGATAACTTttttttacgttataccaaGAGTCTCTTctcaaaaaagaaacagaaaaaatgaaaaagtaaaaaaaaggaacaaaaaggattaaagggaaaagaaaatgaaaaaaatatatcacgTATGTTGATTTTTGTCGCAAATACGCGTTCGCGTCATATTAAATCATATTTAATGAACTTCTTATTACTGTACTGACGCAAATTAATTCTAAACTGATTGTTATCAACTCCTGAGACAGCTCAAAACACACTAACACATTgacatgaaaaataaataaacaagtgaAGCATACAATAAGCGTTCACAATAAGAggcttttaaaaatattacccTTGTCATGATCTAAAACTGTATTCGCTTTTTCACGATAAACGGCCGGCGTCTTTTTGTTGACGAAATATATCACAATGTAAACAATTTGCGGGCAAGTTCTAAATGTGATCTAAATGCCTAGTAAAAGGAATCGATGAAATACTGTATTATCTTTTCGTTCCGCGTATTTTATCCTAATCcattttcctcttcttctctaCCCCGCgctttctctgtttctctttcaCCTTCCTTCCTCGTTccatattatttcatttatatcttttctcCTTCTGTTCTTCTatacgtattttttttttttttttttttttttactaaaatcTGAAACAGCCTACGATAAACGAAAAGTCGAAAAAGCGTCCGGATATTTGGAAAAGCGTATTCTCTGAGAGCCTAATGCTCGTCACAGAACTTTCATTGTGTGGTTACGCGAGTCTTGTATATAACTATCGAAATAAATGTCATGTTTACAGGTAAAAATAGGCATTTGTTATGTAATACGAATTATACCCGCTTCATACTTTTTAAGACAGTTTACAAGCAGGCGTAATCcccctttttaattataaatacacTTGTTATCTTTGTATGTTGTGCCACAGTAATTTTCAGTCGTTTGCGAAACTCGCGATGCACGAAACATCGAAATTTGAAAACTTTGGAAAAACTTCGATAATTTAAAGTAATTAAGTGCGAGTCGATACTAACAggtcaattatattaaattttatcaataaagTTGATTCATTTGTTTTCCACTATCTTACGTTCCTTAAATGTAAATCTGCTCATTACGATCGATATCTATAATTCTATACTAAACAAGAAACAGTCAATGAAGTTGTACACACGTACCTCTTCTTATTTACGAAATTTTCTTAGAAATATGAAATGGGCTGCTTTCCTTtgatattataaagaaatgtGGATTCTACAAATAACCCCAAAGCTAATTGGCATTGTCTAGGATAGAtttaacgtattttataatagaGCAATCTActaatataaagaaaatacaatttaataaaacgGTGATTTGATACTGAATTGATCGATCAACGAGACGATCCAATTACATACTTACATTCGCTTTGTTTCTGGACACAGCGATGTACATATATAGATAGTATCGCACAAAAGAATCGTTATTCGAAAGCTAAAAAGCTACACAATATAAATTAGATTAAACATAATTGATAAAGTGTTTAATTCTAATAGAATGATAAGATTATGTCGAATGGAATctaatcaaataataaataacaataattggaAGGAATCTAAACAACAATTGGTATTCTTAGCACATAATAGGTATGATTGGATTAATAACATATGCAGACATATATGCGTGTATGTGTGCTTTATCACATATTTAACCTCTTATATACCAGATCATTGCGTACACGTcttgtgaaaaatatttatttataaactcgatgaaacgataacgACATATATAATGTGTAACGATAATTTGCTTTGAACAACATACAAATACACTATATACACATTATTTCTTATGATACAAGAAACCAACGCGCATGTGCACTTTTCTCTTACAGCTACGCAACGCAACTAACCTCGGCACTGTGCCGACAGCAACAAAGAGCAGTAGTGTTCCAACTAACGTACGTGTTGGACCAGTTGCGATAGTTAGAAAAGTAATCATGTTGCGGTTGCTAAAAAACGTTCAATTACCACGATACTTATCCACTGCTGCTAGACCGGCACCAGAGAGGAATCCTGCGATTCTTTATACAGGAGTAAGTATTGTTTCTTATTGTGCGTGTGTGTATATTGAGTCTCTTCTATTTACAGAATTTTTATACCTAACATCTACAGAAATGTATCttacgatttcttgaaaaatctTTCTCCTCGTGTGGATCTTTGTTAAAGTAACAGATTTTCCTAAAAGCAgaagatttatattttttctacatATAACATCCAAGATTTTTGTCTATTAATTCGTTGTACGTAATAGATATAGCAAAATAAATGCTTCTCACTTTTACTTCatacttatatataatattctataGTTCAAATGTTATTATAGTTCAAATATCTATTGTTACGTATTGTTACGGAAATCAAAGacaaaagatttattttaaaatttgttttagaAGCGAATAAAAGTAGATTAGATAAAGGCTTAATAGCAATTGAagattaataaagaaaaacatGACGGgtcacatttttcattttatcaatactattctttattaatttttcgaattaaatatttttgcgaCCAAGAAGCAAGAAAAGCCAACATGTCATGTTTGTTTCATGTTCGATGATTTATCTATAATTGTtgcatttaaataaataccaTAGCTTTAACGAAGTTTTTAAGACATTGCGAAATTTATTCAGATAAATATAATCGATAATCAAGAAGCTTATGTTGCAAACGTATTTTCATAATTCgcaattttcgctttctagtATTTATCTTTTCAACGCGGTTTTTTCTATGGTCTTTTTCATACGCCTAAATATTCTTGATTACCTACAATTCGTAtatttaagataaaaataagtgatattgttaaataacagtaacgataattataaacaaaacaTGTCTCAtctatgaaaattcatattagTCTGAATATTCATTCATAGATTTATTTGGCCTTTTAATggggaaatttattttaccttaGATATTTATTGATAACGAATGGCACCGGTCAAAGTCTAACAAAACATTTCCCGCAATAAATCCTGCAACTGGTGAAATTATCGCGGAGATACAGGAAGGTGATGCTGCTGATATCGATGTAGCTGTAAATGCAGCCAGTAAAGCGTTTAAATTGGGTTCGCCATGGAGAACTATGGACGCTTCGGAACGCGGCGTATTATTGAACAATTTGGCGGATTTAATGCAACGTAATCACGCTTATCTCGCGGTAAAAATACTTCTGCACTGCATGAAGTACTGTTTGAGGGAGCAATTActgataaaatttaaaatctcTATATGCATCAGTCTTTAGAAACGCTAGATAACGGGAAACCATACTCGACAGCATATGAGTTCGACATTCCTGGAGCTATAGCGACATTGCGATATTACGCAGGATGGGCTGATAAAAATCATGGCAAAACAATTCCCGtcgatggaaaatatttaGCTTATACTCGTCATGAACCGGTTGGTGTTTGTGGTCAGATTATTCCATGGAATTTCCCCATCCTTATGATGGCCTGGAAGCTAGGACCTGCTTTGGCTACTGGtatataattgaataataCCTCTTCATATGAGTTGACTGATCAAAAACGTTTAAGTTGTGTTCACACGTAAAAGTACTGTTACAGTATTGTgcgtattatataataatgatGGACCTCTGCAATTGCaagtaattacattttttggTTTGTAGGAAACGTTGTCGTATTGAAACCAGCTGAGCAGACGTCTCTAACGGCTCTGTTTATAGCTCAATTAACCAAAGATGCTGGATTCCCTAACGGAGTAGTCAACGTCGTTCCTGGTTACGGTAAAACCGGTGCTGCGCTAGTTGCTCATAAATTAGTTGATAAAATAGCATTCACTGGTTCCACTGAAGTTGGAAAACTGGTACAGCAGGGTGCTGCGATGAGCAATTTGAAGAGAACCACGTTAGAACTTGGTGGAAAATCGCCAAATATAGTCTTGAGAGATGCCGATCTTGACCATGCTGTAGAAACATCTCACTTTGCACTATTTTATAACATGGTAGtgctataattttttaattttagaataaaatctatttctataaatttacTACTGGGTTATATTTTTCCAATAGGGTCAGTGTTGTTGCGCTGGCTCGAGAACTTTTGTAGAAGATGATATTTACGACGAGTTCGTGGAACGAAGTGCAGCACGCGCTAAATCTAGGGTTGTTGGCGATCCGTTTGACGAAAACGTGGAACAGGGTCCACAGGTACCTAATCAACTTCAAGACGAAGTCAAAATGAAGACATTAATTTCATTGCgttcataaattaaattcaattttttctatattttaccTCTTGTTTTATCGACAGATCGACGAGGAACAAGTAAATAAAATCATGTCCATGATTGAATCAGGTAAACAGCAGGGAGCAAAGCTGGTTTCCGGTGGTACGAGGGTTGGTGATAAAGGCTACTTTGTCGCACCTACGGTATTTGCCAACGTTGTGGATCACATGACCATTGCTAAAGAGGAGGTGCATATGAATTAATAGAGAAATTTCTTACATACTTCTAAATCGTAACAAGCATAGTATCTACAAATAACGTAATGGTATTTGCTTCAGATCTTCGGGCCAGTTCAACAAATTCTCAGATTCAGCAGTTTGAACGAAGCTATTACACGCGCTAATGCTTCCGAATACGGACTAGCAGCAGCAGTATTTACAAAAGACATCGATAAAGCAAATTATATCGTTCAAGGACTCCGTGCTGGCACTGTATGGTATGTTAgacaatattttaaacaactctttttctatttccttcttttttatattattcactATATGCTCCAGGGTTAACACATACAACGTTCTAAAACCCCAAGTACCATTTGGCGGTTTCAAAATGTCGGGACATGGAAGAGAACTCGGAGAATACGGTCTCCATGCGTATACCGAAGTAAAGAGCGTCATAATGAAAGTTAATCAGAAAAATAGTTAAAACAGTTCATTTTAAGTTTgttttcacttattttttgtcaaaattatggcattttataatttttgtaccattatactattttttaacaaacattattaaatagttgaaatataaaatgagAACTTCACATATTTACCTGCTAAAAAACAGAAATGTTCAAGAATAAAACTGCTGGAAGCAAGAACTAAGTATTTCAAATATGAATGTATTTTTGTACAATTTGTATCAttgaaaaaatgtaatgtTATCTTAGAGATAAAAAAACAGAACATACAAGTCTCGCGAGCGTGTGTTTCAAACACCATTGtacaatttacaaaaatataattaataaataatttaatctttttatatacatttggTATTTCGTAGAGTTCCTATGCTTTTAACCCTGACGGAAAATGTGGAACACTGTAGTCGTTATTGTCACGATATTTTTAAGTATATTCGCATATGTGACCGCAACCAGTAGGGCATTGTCGATTGCAACTGAACCATTCGTTCATATGAACAACATGACCACCATGTGTACAGCCCTGGCACCATGCGTAAATTCCTCGAACAACCTATATATATGCGAATAcagttataatgatataagaGCGATCGTAATTCAATAGCTTACCTGATGACAAACCGAGCAGAGTGCGTGATGAGACGTATGACATCGATCGCAAAACCATGCTGCACGTTGTAATGGCTTTGAACAAGCTAAGCAACACGTGTGTATTACGGTTGATTGTTGATTTAATTGCGACACGGATGGAATCCAGACCGACTGAATAATCTACCGATGCATACCAACTTAATTGTGATTTCCATATGAATATTATTAAGATGTTTTAATAAGAATTTGTCGCTAACCTGTGTAGCCACGTTCCAAAGTTTAAATCTTGCAAGCATATCTAAGTATTCTAATATCCAATGTTCTTGAACAGCAGTTTCGATGTTCAagttttttcgtttttctcctAACGCGATAAGAATCGACGCAGAAGTTTGTATGTCTCTAAGAGCGGCATGGTGCTTCAAAGCTTCTTCGATCAAGTTTGTAGGATCCCAAAATTGTGGTTTAGGTATATTCGAGACTATTAACTGACTTGGTTGATCTTCGATCATTAACGAAGCACAGTCTTCGTTAATATCTGGTGGATGATTTGGAAATTGTTCCGGTGGTGGAGATCTGTCCTTTATTTCATGTCGCAAAGGAAACGCCTCTTTGGACAGCGTCCaatcgttatcgttatttatcatattatgCATGTAACTGGAAGTATATTCCATAGTCGTAGGTTCGAATTCGCTTTCTCCAAATAAGAAATCTCCTTTGGATGGACCTTTATGATCAATAAAAGCTCGTCTGTAGCTAGATATCACATAAAAGAACAATGTCAATATACCAGCTACAGTAAACATCGCATGtaatattttccattaatATAGTTAATATTACCTAGGTAACATAGACCCTATAGAATGTTGGTTTTCTGGCGTTTCGTCCGTCTCTGTCTCATCGTCACCTCCGCTAGTTGCACCTGTTACTTCTCCTTGTAATGACTTTACATCATTTTCATGTacttgaaaaaaatattgtaaacatCGTTAAAAGTCTGTGAAACTTTAATTACTAGTGAAAATTATAGT
This window harbors:
- the LOC126873840 gene encoding gamma-aminobutyric acid type B receptor subunit 2 isoform X1 gives rise to the protein MATVSRRTSSSRCWPGLLTAAYLCAFVLWIDGMLGCAGQRPKNIGTKKRDVYIAGFFPYGSHVPESHIGRGVMPSVKLAVDHINENRRVLKNYRLHMWWNDTECNAAVGVKAFFDMMHSGPHKVMLFGAACTHVTDPIAKASKHWRLTQLSYADTHPMFTSNSFPNFFRVVPSENAFNAPRVALLMHFNWTRVGTIYQNEPRYALAHNRLLTDLDGYSMEVVESQSFATEVTTALEKLKEKDVRIILGNFNEAWARRIFCEAYRFGMFGRKYQWVIMGTYANDWWMHSGGGCNYTNLVEALQGAILTDLLPIKTEEQETVAGITTEQYQFEYDSRRGGEYSRFHGYTYDGIWAVALAIERVAGKITHHRRNQTMSDFRYRDEFWEELFLEALKNTSFEGVTGLVRFYDNERRAYILLKQFQRDREVKVGEFNGMTGVLNLSKGEPLVWGGKSPPKDRTLHIIEQSTVNITIYALLASAASVGITMAAIFLAINIKYRNQRYIKMSSPHLNNLIIVGCMLTYSSVIFLGLDSQLSSVTAFPYICTARAWLLMAGFSLAFGSMFSKTWRVHSIFTDVKLNKKVIKDYQLFMVVGVLLVIDLGIMTTWQVADPFYRETKQMEPYPHPSSEDIIIIPENEYCQSNRMTIYLGCIYAYKGVLMIFGAFLAWETRHVSIPALNDSKYVGMSVYNVVIMCVTGAAISFVLADKQDAMFIMLAIFIIFCSTATLCLVFVPKLIELRRNPQGAIDKRIRATLRPMSKTRRDSSISELEERLKEATLANQKFRKQLLEKDSELQMFLRRIDDQTASNTQEAMDRLTVPRQEGTTVKKEGLSVTTETTDISMSMCSLNSTTTSQPEGGDYTNSTATEHQIGKKKTSFSKVPAIAIDSERVPLVPEMQEIKKGTVDSSTSAPPSALKHVDDFGRRRSRSSGPGKESEPLLTERSPDSRPDAGKTNVEFVPEIVEEGDAIILEETEIPRHGKSIRSKDDRRSRLPTPPPTKNVSFGELHEQNYLEQAILPPPLQFVPKHRHSVAATNASAHHSLKRRSSVKSNGMAHSHHELFQTRRTSVPANCISYISTENVSKSEATEISLNSGLDKSYVIGECGHRRALLSGTGYRCEKHGGRRHSRTMLNGSAETPPPPRRQKKHYDSQNASSPSVPAMVNASYSDTEKYEGSMSTIIQRSVSERSREKCPRLRGEGHAMIECPHRATRRIRECRHTESKLRQQARLEYVQSTPNVATIHNNKFASANPRGGGSGGGGGSGLAGSANGPGTASSVTGSSSDVVGGSAANVSKMYSAVSDGELLDLAILPIFQKLLTERHKSSSRAGYGASVASCPNISIKCDIVEYL
- the LOC126873840 gene encoding gamma-aminobutyric acid type B receptor subunit 2 isoform X2, with protein sequence MATVSRRTSSSRCWPGLLTAAYLCAFVLWIDGMLGCAGQRPKNIGTKKRDVYIAGFFPYGSHVPESHIGRGVMPSVKLAVDHINENRRVLKNYRLHMWWNDTECNAAVGVKAFFDMMHSGPHKVMLFGAACTHVTDPIAKASKHWRLTQLSYADTHPMFTSNSFPNFFRVVPSENAFNAPRVALLMHFNWTRVGTIYQNEPRYALAHNRLLTDLDGYSMEVVESQSFATEVTTALEKLKEKDVRIILGNFNEAWARRIFCEAYRFGMFGRKYQWVIMGTYANDWWMHSGGGCNYTNLVEALQGAILTDLLPIKTEEQETVAGITTEQYQFEYDSRRGGEYSRFHGYTYDGIWAVALAIERVAGKITHHRRNQTMSDFRYRDEFWEELFLEALKNTSFEGVTGLVRFYDNERRAYILLKQFQRDREVKVGEFNGMTGVLNLSKGEPLVWGGKSPPKDRTLHIIEQSTVNITIYALLASAASVGITMAAIFLAINIKYRNQRYIKMSSPHLNNLIIVGCMLTYSSVIFLGLDSQLSSVTAFPYICTARAWLLMAGFSLAFGSMFSKTWRVHSIFTDVKLNKKVIKDYQLFMVVGVLLVIDLGIMTTWQVADPFYRETKQMEPYPHPSSEDIIIIPENEYCQSNRMTIYLGCIYAYKGVLMIFGAFLAWETRHVSIPALNDSKYVGMSVYNVVIMCVTGAAISFVLADKQDAMFIMLAIFIIFCSTATLCLVFVPKLIELRRNPQGAIDKRIRATLRPMSKTRRDSSISELEERLKEATLANQKFRKQLLEKDSELQMFLRRIDDQTASNTQEAMDRLTVPRQEGTTVKKEETTDISMSMCSLNSTTTSQPEGGDYTNSTATEHQIGKKKTSFSKVPAIAIDSERVPLVPEMQEIKKGTVDSSTSAPPSALKHVDDFGRRRSRSSGPGKESEPLLTERSPDSRPDAGKTNVEFVPEIVEEGDAIILEETEIPRHGKSIRSKDDRRSRLPTPPPTKNVSFGELHEQNYLEQAILPPPLQFVPKHRHSVAATNASAHHSLKRRSSVKSNGMAHSHHELFQTRRTSVPANCISYISTENVSKSEATEISLNSGLDKSYVIGECGHRRALLSGTGYRCEKHGGRRHSRTMLNGSAETPPPPRRQKKHYDSQNASSPSVPAMVNASYSDTEKYEGSMSTIIQRSVSERSREKCPRLRGEGHAMIECPHRATRRIRECRHTESKLRQQARLEYVQSTPNVATIHNNKFASANPRGGGSGGGGGSGLAGSANGPGTASSVTGSSSDVVGGSAANVSKMYSAVSDGELLDLAILPIFQKLLTERHKSSSRAGYGASVASCPNISIKCDIVEYL
- the LOC126873845 gene encoding aldehyde dehydrogenase, mitochondrial — protein: MLRLLKNVQLPRYLSTAARPAPERNPAILYTGIFIDNEWHRSKSNKTFPAINPATGEIIAEIQEGDAADIDVAVNAASKAFKLGSPWRTMDASERGVLLNNLADLMQRNHAYLASLETLDNGKPYSTAYEFDIPGAIATLRYYAGWADKNHGKTIPVDGKYLAYTRHEPVGVCGQIIPWNFPILMMAWKLGPALATGNVVVLKPAEQTSLTALFIAQLTKDAGFPNGVVNVVPGYGKTGAALVAHKLVDKIAFTGSTEVGKLVQQGAAMSNLKRTTLELGGKSPNIVLRDADLDHAVETSHFALFYNMGQCCCAGSRTFVEDDIYDEFVERSAARAKSRVVGDPFDENVEQGPQIDEEQVNKIMSMIESGKQQGAKLVSGGTRVGDKGYFVAPTVFANVVDHMTIAKEEIFGPVQQILRFSSLNEAITRANASEYGLAAAVFTKDIDKANYIVQGLRAGTVWVNTYNVLKPQVPFGGFKMSGHGRELGEYGLHAYTEVKSVIMKVNQKNS